The proteins below are encoded in one region of Qipengyuania sp. HL-TH1:
- a CDS encoding DUF2945 domain-containing protein: MSNPNSFRTDQYVEWNWGNGKGKGQVKERFEREVTRTLQGTEVTKDGDGDNPAYLIKQEDGDEVLKRGSELSEQD, from the coding sequence ATGAGCAATCCGAACAGCTTCCGGACCGACCAATATGTCGAATGGAACTGGGGTAACGGCAAGGGTAAGGGCCAGGTGAAGGAGCGTTTCGAACGCGAGGTCACCCGCACCCTGCAGGGGACCGAAGTCACGAAGGACGGCGACGGGGACAACCCCGCCTATCTCATCAAACAGGAAGACGGCGACGAAGTGCTGAAACGCGGTTCCGAGCTGTCGGAGCAAGACTGA
- a CDS encoding DUF3008 family protein translates to MPAQSKAQQRAAGAALSAKRGDTKVGDLRGASKDMYDSMTEEELEDYASTDLDGLPEHVDDDDD, encoded by the coding sequence ATGCCTGCACAATCTAAAGCCCAACAACGTGCCGCCGGAGCCGCGCTTTCCGCCAAGCGCGGTGACACCAAGGTCGGCGACCTCAGGGGCGCATCGAAGGACATGTACGATTCCATGACCGAAGAGGAACTGGAGGATTACGCCTCGACCGATCTCGACGGCCTGCCCGAGCATGTCGACGACGACGACGATTGA